A window from Micromonospora profundi encodes these proteins:
- a CDS encoding PH domain-containing protein, which translates to MAFPEDVLTEDEHVVLHLHPHWKALIRPIAVLVLAIAAVVVGVLMLPQSGGGSIALAVIGAIALVAVLWFGLWPFLVWRTTHYLFTNERVLLQHGVFSRDRRDLPLTRVNDHSMSQRFIERLVGCGTLTIESAGERGQSVLVDVPGVSRVQTTLYELIEAQHDKHSLGDGEMRDILADMREGKPLRDPTS; encoded by the coding sequence GTGGCGTTTCCCGAAGACGTGCTTACCGAAGACGAGCACGTCGTGCTGCACCTGCACCCGCACTGGAAGGCGTTGATCCGGCCGATCGCGGTGCTGGTGCTGGCCATCGCTGCGGTGGTGGTCGGTGTGCTCATGCTGCCCCAGAGCGGTGGTGGTTCGATCGCGCTGGCCGTGATCGGTGCGATCGCACTGGTCGCGGTGCTCTGGTTCGGGCTGTGGCCGTTCCTGGTCTGGCGCACTACGCACTACCTGTTCACAAACGAGCGGGTGCTGCTGCAACACGGTGTCTTTTCCCGCGACCGGCGGGACCTCCCGCTCACCCGGGTCAACGACCACTCGATGAGCCAGCGCTTCATCGAGCGTCTTGTCGGATGCGGCACGCTCACCATCGAGTCCGCAGGTGAGCGCGGCCAGTCGGTACTCGTCGACGTGCCGGGGGTCAGCCGGGTGCAGACCACCCTGTACGAGCTGATCGAGGCGCAACACGACAAGCACTCGCTGGGTGACGGCGAGATGCGCGACATCCTCGCCGACATGCGGGAGGGCAAGCCGCTGCGCGACCCCACCAGCTGA